From Anopheles funestus chromosome 3RL, idAnoFuneDA-416_04, whole genome shotgun sequence, a single genomic window includes:
- the LOC125771773 gene encoding protein argonaute-2 isoform X37, translated as MGKKKPQNIVLGAIGQQAGPQQQPGPQQQHPEGSQQQQQQHPQGSQQQQRPQQHPEGSQQQKGPKQQPQGSQQQKGSKQHQQGSQQQKGPQQHQQGSQQQKGPQQQQQGSQQPAWPQQQKGPQQQQQGSQQPAWPQQHPQGSQQQKGPKQHQQGSQQPAWHQQQKGPQQQQQAWSQQQPQGSQQQPEQFKRKDKDGQAPKKQPDPTGPTTSEVPRPGSAVHRDASVSSAKSSGSGDGSLRPIEENLQQMRIAKEKIRRTDLRPVLMRSGTQGTRGKKVTVEANFFRLLLDKLKGVAYHYDVAIEPDRPKKFLRGVFAQFCKNSYPGVLFAYDGQKSAYTTRKLSDMKGKVVYQPDDGGRAKEYTVQVKEAAQLDLAVLKTYMNSKDASFAKPMSAIQCLDVVLRCAYENNPNFVRFKRCVYMVPSNSIDIGKGHELWYGLFQSAVLGSRPYINLDVSHKAFPCASPLLKVISDFNRGNLDQLNRWVVDELQTFLKGMDVVYKNPSGITKRMRCNGLRDPANQQMFKMDDGTRLSVADYFARHLNYRLRYPNLPVVHVGSTVRSVYVPAELCDIPGGQALTKNHPEECTRDIIRYAATNTQTRKQKIVGLASQIQYNSCPTLLDFGIGVGKDFEQVPARIIDAPPIEYARNEKIAPRSGVWRAEGKNFLQPSTELSRKSLRWRILNLDGYTNEATVKKFGEMLQQQAIRCNVQMEPFDMGSTYVLVRNPANALRDIGTLLEGIKQANPAITIVILPSRGDAYAKVKQKAELASERIGLLTQCVKGMTVAKKSTDMSTLNNIMLKINAKTNGANHCISQAAVPPLGRGNVMYIGADVTHPLSDDVPSVVGVTALYDTIGFRYNCSVRLQGARDEMIRDLENIVHRQLQLYEQYNKVLPERIMYYRDGVSDGQFSEILTIELQALHAAIARVKPGYKPAVTFIVVQKRHHTRFFPHGNCPSDGKNCNVPPGTVVDSEITLPNRYEFYLVSHAAVQGVAKPTKYVVLYDDSSCNPDHLQALTYNLCHLFARCNRSVSYPAPTYYAHLAAYRGRVYIKDRRINMNNLDAAYRDIQIISSVTDTNPMFFV; from the exons TACTTGGAGCCATTGGGCAGCAAGCAGGACCGCAACAGCAACCAGGACCTCAGCAGCAACATCCGGAAGgttcacagcagcagcagcagcagcatccgcAAGgttcacagcagcagcaaagacCTCAACAACACCCGGAAGGATcgcagcaacaaaaaggacCTAAGCAACAGCCGCAAGGTTCTCAGCAACAAAAAGGATCTAAGCAACACCAGCAAG gttcgcaacaacaaaaaggaccTCAGCAACACCAGCAAGGTTCTCAGCAACAAAAAGGAcctcagcaacagcagcaaggtTCACAGCAGCCAGCATGGCCTCAGCAACAAAAAGGAcctcagcaacagcagcaaggtTCACAGCAGCCAGCATGGCCTCAGCAACATCCGCAAGGTTcgcagcaacaaaaaggacCTAAGCAACACCAGCAAGGTTCACAACAGCCAGCATGgcatcagcaacaaaaaggacctcagcaacagcagcaagcaTGGTCTCAGCAACAACCGCAAGGTTCGCAGCAGCAACCTGAGCAGTTCAAGAGAAAAGACAAAGATGGCCAAGCGCCGAAAAAGCAACCAGATCCCACAGGGCCTACTACATCAGAAGTACCACGGCCTGGCAGTGCAGTACACCGTGACGCATCTGTTTCGTCTGCGAAATCCAGCGGCTCCGGCGATGGTTCCCTTCGGCCCATCGAAGAAAATCTGCAACAGATGCGCATCGCGAAGGAAAAGATTCGCCGAACAGACCTGCGACCGGTATTGATGCGCAGCGGAACTCAAGGTACTCGCGGCAAAAAGGTTACGGTAGAAGCCAACTTCTTCCGGCTTCTGCTCGACAAGCTGAAGGGTGTGGCGTACCACTATGATGTGGCAATTGAACCGGATCGGCCAAAGAAGTTTCTGCGCGGAGTATTTGCCCAGTTCTGCAAGAATAGCTATCCGGGTGTATTATTTGCGTACGATGGACAAAAGAGTGCCTACACGACGCGCAAGCTAAGCGACATGAAGGGCAAGGTGGTGTATCAACCAGACGATGGGGGCAGAGCAAAAGAGTACACCGTGCAGGTGAAGGAGGCGGCCCAGCTCGATCTGGCTGTGCTTAAAAC ATACATGAACTCGAAAGATGCCTCGTTCGCCAAACCGATGAGCGCCATTCAGTGTCTGGATGTGGTGTTGCGCTGCGCCTATGAGAACAATCCCAACTTTGTGCGG TTTAAAAGATGCGTGTACATGGTTCCAAGCAATAGCATCGACATCGGCAAAGGACACGAACTGTGGTACGGTTTGTTCCAGTCGGCCGTGCTCGGTTCGCGGCCCTACATCAATTTGGACGTTTCACACAAAGCGTTCCCGTGCGCGTCCCCTCTGCTGAAGGTGATCAGCGACTTCAACCGTGGTAACCTGGATCAACTAAACAGGTGGGTGGTGGACGAGCTGCAAACCTTCCTGAAGGGTATGGACGTGGTTTACAAAAACCCGTCGGGCATTACGAAACGAATGCGATGCAATGGTTTGCGCGACCCTGCCAACCAACAGATGTTCAAAATGGACGATGGGACGCGTCTGTCGGTGGCGGATTATTTCGCCAGACACCTAAACTATCGACTACGCTACCCAAATCTTCCCGTCGTGCATGTCGGTAGTACCGTGCGTTCGGTGTACGTACCGGCCGAACTCTGCGATATACCAGGCGGACAGGCCTTGACCAAAAATCATCCGGAGGAATGTACCCGTGATATAATTCGCTACGCCGCAACCAATACGCAGACACGAAAGCAAAAGATTGTTGGCCTAGCGTCACAGATTCAGTACAACTCATGTCCGACACTGTTGGACTTTGGCATCGGCGTCGGTAAGGATTTCGAGCAGGTGCCGGCGCGCATCATCGATGCCCCACCGATCGAGTATGCGAGGAACGAGAAGATTGCTCCCCGGTCTGGTGTCTGGCGGGCGGAGGGTAAGAACTTTCTTCAACCCAGCACGGAACTGAGCCGAAAGTCGCTGCGCTGGCGTATACTGAACCTGGATGGATACACAAATGAAGCCACGGTGAAGAAGTTCGGAGAAATGTTGCAGCAGCAGGCTATACGATGCAACGTACAGATGGAACCGTTCGACATGGGCAGTACATACGTGTTGGTGCGTAACCCTGCTAATGCTCTGCGCGATATCGGTACACTGCTAGAAGGCATCAAGCAAGCAAATCCTGCGATCACGATTGTAATATTACCAAGTCGTGGTGATGCGTACGCGAAGGTTAAACAGAAGGCAGAGCTAGCCAGTGAGCGTATCGGCTTGCTGACACAGTGTGTAAAGGGTATGACGGTCGCAAAGAAGAGTACCGACATGAGCACTCTCAACAACATCATGTTGAAG ATAAACGCCAAAACAAATGGCGCAAACCACTGCATTTCGCAAGCCGCGGTACCACCATTGGGACGCGGAAATGTCATGTACATCGGTGCGGACGTCACACATCCACTCAGTGACGATGTACCGAGTGTGGTTGGTGTGACAGCGCTGTACGATACGATCGGTTTCCGGTACAATTGCAGCGTTCGGCTGCAAGGTGCGCGGGATGAAATGATCCGAGATCTGGAGAACATTGTGCACCGACAGCTGCAGCTGTACGAACAGTACAACAAAGTACTGCCGGAACGCATCATGTACTATCGCGACGGTGTGTCGGATGGGCAGTTTTCCGAAATTCTCACAATCGAGCTGCAGGCACTGCACGCAGCTATAGCGCGCGTCAAACCCGGCTACAAACCTGCGGTTACCTTCATCGTCGTGCAGAAGCGCCATCATACGCGATTCTTCCCACACGGTAACTGCCCGTCAGATGGCAAAAACTGTAATGTACCACCTGGTACGGTCGTCGACAGCGAGATCACGTTGCCGAATCGTTACGAATTCTATCTCGTGAGCCATGCGGCCGTGCAGGGTGTTGCCAAACCGACCAAGTACGTCGTGCTCTATGATGATTCATCCTGTAATCCGGATCACCTGCAAGCATTGACTTACAATCTGTGTCATCTGTTTGCACGGTGCAACCGGTCGGTTTCCTATCCGGCACCGACCTATTATGCCCATCTGGCGGCATACCGTGGTCGAGTGTACATTAAAGA TCGGCGCATTAACATGAATAATTTGGATGCAGCTTACCGGGACATTCAAATTATTTCCAGCGTCACTGATACTAATCCCATGTTCTTCGTAtaa
- the LOC125771773 gene encoding protein argonaute-2 isoform X44, whose translation MGKKKPQNIVLGAIGQQAGPQQQPGPQQQHPEGSQQQQQQHPQGSQQQQRPQQHPEGSQQQKGPKQQPQGSQQQKGSKQHQQGSQQQKGPQQHQQGSQQQKGPQQQQQGSQQQKGPKQHQQGSQQPAWHQQQKGPQQQQQAWSQQQPQGSQQQPEQFKRKDKDGQAPKKQPDPTGPTTSEVPRPGSAVHRDASVSSAKSSGSGDGSLRPIEENLQQMRIAKEKIRRTDLRPVLMRSGTQGTRGKKVTVEANFFRLLLDKLKGVAYHYDVAIEPDRPKKFLRGVFAQFCKNSYPGVLFAYDGQKSAYTTRKLSDMKGKVVYQPDDGGRAKEYTVQVKEAAQLDLAVLKTYMNSKDASFAKPMSAIQCLDVVLRCAYENNPNFVRFKRCVYMVPSNSIDIGKGHELWYGLFQSAVLGSRPYINLDVSHKAFPCASPLLKVISDFNRGNLDQLNRWVVDELQTFLKGMDVVYKNPSGITKRMRCNGLRDPANQQMFKMDDGTRLSVADYFARHLNYRLRYPNLPVVHVGSTVRSVYVPAELCDIPGGQALTKNHPEECTRDIIRYAATNTQTRKQKIVGLASQIQYNSCPTLLDFGIGVGKDFEQVPARIIDAPPIEYARNEKIAPRSGVWRAEGKNFLQPSTELSRKSLRWRILNLDGYTNEATVKKFGEMLQQQAIRCNVQMEPFDMGSTYVLVRNPANALRDIGTLLEGIKQANPAITIVILPSRGDAYAKVKQKAELASERIGLLTQCVKGMTVAKKSTDMSTLNNIMLKINAKTNGANHCISQAAVPPLGRGNVMYIGADVTHPLSDDVPSVVGVTALYDTIGFRYNCSVRLQGARDEMIRDLENIVHRQLQLYEQYNKVLPERIMYYRDGVSDGQFSEILTIELQALHAAIARVKPGYKPAVTFIVVQKRHHTRFFPHGNCPSDGKNCNVPPGTVVDSEITLPNRYEFYLVSHAAVQGVAKPTKYVVLYDDSSCNPDHLQALTYNLCHLFARCNRSVSYPAPTYYAHLAAYRGRVYIKDRRINMNNLDAAYRDIQIISSVTDTNPMFFV comes from the exons TACTTGGAGCCATTGGGCAGCAAGCAGGACCGCAACAGCAACCAGGACCTCAGCAGCAACATCCGGAAGgttcacagcagcagcagcagcagcatccgcAAGgttcacagcagcagcaaagacCTCAACAACACCCGGAAGGATcgcagcaacaaaaaggacCTAAGCAACAGCCGCAAGGTTCTCAGCAACAAAAAGGATCTAAGCAACACCAGCAAG gttcgcaacaacaaaaaggaccTCAGCAACACCAGCAAGGTTCTCAGCAACAAAAAGGAcctcagcaacagcagcaag GTTcgcagcaacaaaaaggacCTAAGCAACACCAGCAAGGTTCACAACAGCCAGCATGgcatcagcaacaaaaaggacctcagcaacagcagcaagcaTGGTCTCAGCAACAACCGCAAGGTTCGCAGCAGCAACCTGAGCAGTTCAAGAGAAAAGACAAAGATGGCCAAGCGCCGAAAAAGCAACCAGATCCCACAGGGCCTACTACATCAGAAGTACCACGGCCTGGCAGTGCAGTACACCGTGACGCATCTGTTTCGTCTGCGAAATCCAGCGGCTCCGGCGATGGTTCCCTTCGGCCCATCGAAGAAAATCTGCAACAGATGCGCATCGCGAAGGAAAAGATTCGCCGAACAGACCTGCGACCGGTATTGATGCGCAGCGGAACTCAAGGTACTCGCGGCAAAAAGGTTACGGTAGAAGCCAACTTCTTCCGGCTTCTGCTCGACAAGCTGAAGGGTGTGGCGTACCACTATGATGTGGCAATTGAACCGGATCGGCCAAAGAAGTTTCTGCGCGGAGTATTTGCCCAGTTCTGCAAGAATAGCTATCCGGGTGTATTATTTGCGTACGATGGACAAAAGAGTGCCTACACGACGCGCAAGCTAAGCGACATGAAGGGCAAGGTGGTGTATCAACCAGACGATGGGGGCAGAGCAAAAGAGTACACCGTGCAGGTGAAGGAGGCGGCCCAGCTCGATCTGGCTGTGCTTAAAAC ATACATGAACTCGAAAGATGCCTCGTTCGCCAAACCGATGAGCGCCATTCAGTGTCTGGATGTGGTGTTGCGCTGCGCCTATGAGAACAATCCCAACTTTGTGCGG TTTAAAAGATGCGTGTACATGGTTCCAAGCAATAGCATCGACATCGGCAAAGGACACGAACTGTGGTACGGTTTGTTCCAGTCGGCCGTGCTCGGTTCGCGGCCCTACATCAATTTGGACGTTTCACACAAAGCGTTCCCGTGCGCGTCCCCTCTGCTGAAGGTGATCAGCGACTTCAACCGTGGTAACCTGGATCAACTAAACAGGTGGGTGGTGGACGAGCTGCAAACCTTCCTGAAGGGTATGGACGTGGTTTACAAAAACCCGTCGGGCATTACGAAACGAATGCGATGCAATGGTTTGCGCGACCCTGCCAACCAACAGATGTTCAAAATGGACGATGGGACGCGTCTGTCGGTGGCGGATTATTTCGCCAGACACCTAAACTATCGACTACGCTACCCAAATCTTCCCGTCGTGCATGTCGGTAGTACCGTGCGTTCGGTGTACGTACCGGCCGAACTCTGCGATATACCAGGCGGACAGGCCTTGACCAAAAATCATCCGGAGGAATGTACCCGTGATATAATTCGCTACGCCGCAACCAATACGCAGACACGAAAGCAAAAGATTGTTGGCCTAGCGTCACAGATTCAGTACAACTCATGTCCGACACTGTTGGACTTTGGCATCGGCGTCGGTAAGGATTTCGAGCAGGTGCCGGCGCGCATCATCGATGCCCCACCGATCGAGTATGCGAGGAACGAGAAGATTGCTCCCCGGTCTGGTGTCTGGCGGGCGGAGGGTAAGAACTTTCTTCAACCCAGCACGGAACTGAGCCGAAAGTCGCTGCGCTGGCGTATACTGAACCTGGATGGATACACAAATGAAGCCACGGTGAAGAAGTTCGGAGAAATGTTGCAGCAGCAGGCTATACGATGCAACGTACAGATGGAACCGTTCGACATGGGCAGTACATACGTGTTGGTGCGTAACCCTGCTAATGCTCTGCGCGATATCGGTACACTGCTAGAAGGCATCAAGCAAGCAAATCCTGCGATCACGATTGTAATATTACCAAGTCGTGGTGATGCGTACGCGAAGGTTAAACAGAAGGCAGAGCTAGCCAGTGAGCGTATCGGCTTGCTGACACAGTGTGTAAAGGGTATGACGGTCGCAAAGAAGAGTACCGACATGAGCACTCTCAACAACATCATGTTGAAG ATAAACGCCAAAACAAATGGCGCAAACCACTGCATTTCGCAAGCCGCGGTACCACCATTGGGACGCGGAAATGTCATGTACATCGGTGCGGACGTCACACATCCACTCAGTGACGATGTACCGAGTGTGGTTGGTGTGACAGCGCTGTACGATACGATCGGTTTCCGGTACAATTGCAGCGTTCGGCTGCAAGGTGCGCGGGATGAAATGATCCGAGATCTGGAGAACATTGTGCACCGACAGCTGCAGCTGTACGAACAGTACAACAAAGTACTGCCGGAACGCATCATGTACTATCGCGACGGTGTGTCGGATGGGCAGTTTTCCGAAATTCTCACAATCGAGCTGCAGGCACTGCACGCAGCTATAGCGCGCGTCAAACCCGGCTACAAACCTGCGGTTACCTTCATCGTCGTGCAGAAGCGCCATCATACGCGATTCTTCCCACACGGTAACTGCCCGTCAGATGGCAAAAACTGTAATGTACCACCTGGTACGGTCGTCGACAGCGAGATCACGTTGCCGAATCGTTACGAATTCTATCTCGTGAGCCATGCGGCCGTGCAGGGTGTTGCCAAACCGACCAAGTACGTCGTGCTCTATGATGATTCATCCTGTAATCCGGATCACCTGCAAGCATTGACTTACAATCTGTGTCATCTGTTTGCACGGTGCAACCGGTCGGTTTCCTATCCGGCACCGACCTATTATGCCCATCTGGCGGCATACCGTGGTCGAGTGTACATTAAAGA TCGGCGCATTAACATGAATAATTTGGATGCAGCTTACCGGGACATTCAAATTATTTCCAGCGTCACTGATACTAATCCCATGTTCTTCGTAtaa
- the LOC125771773 gene encoding protein argonaute-2 isoform X6, protein MGKKKPQNIVLGAIGQQAGPQQQPGPQQQHPEGSQQQQQQHPQGSQQQQRPQQHPEGSQQQKGPKQQPQGSQQQKGSKQHQQGSQQQPQGSQQQKGPQQHQQGSQQQKEPKQHQQGSQQQKGPQQHQQGSQQQKGPQQHQQGSQQQKGPKQHQQGSQQQKGPQQHQQGSQQPAWPQQQKGPQQQQQGSQQPAWPQQHPQGSQQQKGPKQHQQGSQQPAWHQQQKGPQQQQQAWSQQQPQGSQQQPEQFKRKDKDGQAPKKQPDPTGPTTSEVPRPGSAVHRDASVSSAKSSGSGDGSLRPIEENLQQMRIAKEKIRRTDLRPVLMRSGTQGTRGKKVTVEANFFRLLLDKLKGVAYHYDVAIEPDRPKKFLRGVFAQFCKNSYPGVLFAYDGQKSAYTTRKLSDMKGKVVYQPDDGGRAKEYTVQVKEAAQLDLAVLKTYMNSKDASFAKPMSAIQCLDVVLRCAYENNPNFVRFKRCVYMVPSNSIDIGKGHELWYGLFQSAVLGSRPYINLDVSHKAFPCASPLLKVISDFNRGNLDQLNRWVVDELQTFLKGMDVVYKNPSGITKRMRCNGLRDPANQQMFKMDDGTRLSVADYFARHLNYRLRYPNLPVVHVGSTVRSVYVPAELCDIPGGQALTKNHPEECTRDIIRYAATNTQTRKQKIVGLASQIQYNSCPTLLDFGIGVGKDFEQVPARIIDAPPIEYARNEKIAPRSGVWRAEGKNFLQPSTELSRKSLRWRILNLDGYTNEATVKKFGEMLQQQAIRCNVQMEPFDMGSTYVLVRNPANALRDIGTLLEGIKQANPAITIVILPSRGDAYAKVKQKAELASERIGLLTQCVKGMTVAKKSTDMSTLNNIMLKINAKTNGANHCISQAAVPPLGRGNVMYIGADVTHPLSDDVPSVVGVTALYDTIGFRYNCSVRLQGARDEMIRDLENIVHRQLQLYEQYNKVLPERIMYYRDGVSDGQFSEILTIELQALHAAIARVKPGYKPAVTFIVVQKRHHTRFFPHGNCPSDGKNCNVPPGTVVDSEITLPNRYEFYLVSHAAVQGVAKPTKYVVLYDDSSCNPDHLQALTYNLCHLFARCNRSVSYPAPTYYAHLAAYRGRVYIKDRRINMNNLDAAYRDIQIISSVTDTNPMFFV, encoded by the exons TACTTGGAGCCATTGGGCAGCAAGCAGGACCGCAACAGCAACCAGGACCTCAGCAGCAACATCCGGAAGgttcacagcagcagcagcagcagcatccgcAAGgttcacagcagcagcaaagacCTCAACAACACCCGGAAGGATcgcagcaacaaaaaggacCTAAGCAACAGCCGCAAGGTTCTCAGCAACAAAAAGGATCTAAGCAACACCAGCAAGGTTCGCAGCAACAACCACAGGGTTCTCAGCAACAAAAAGGACCTCAGCAACACCAGCAAGGTTCGCAGCAGCAAAAAGAACCTAAGCAACATCAGCAAGgttcgcaacaacaaaaaggacctcagcaacaccagcaag GTTcgcagcaacaaaaaggacctcagcaacaccagcaaggttcgcagcaacaaaaaggacctaagcaacatcagcaaggttcgcaacaacaaaaaggaccTCAGCAACACCAGCAAG gtTCACAGCAGCCAGCATGGCCTCAGCAACAAAAAGGAcctcagcaacagcagcaaggtTCACAGCAGCCAGCATGGCCTCAGCAACATCCGCAAGGTTcgcagcaacaaaaaggacCTAAGCAACACCAGCAAGGTTCACAACAGCCAGCATGgcatcagcaacaaaaaggacctcagcaacagcagcaagcaTGGTCTCAGCAACAACCGCAAGGTTCGCAGCAGCAACCTGAGCAGTTCAAGAGAAAAGACAAAGATGGCCAAGCGCCGAAAAAGCAACCAGATCCCACAGGGCCTACTACATCAGAAGTACCACGGCCTGGCAGTGCAGTACACCGTGACGCATCTGTTTCGTCTGCGAAATCCAGCGGCTCCGGCGATGGTTCCCTTCGGCCCATCGAAGAAAATCTGCAACAGATGCGCATCGCGAAGGAAAAGATTCGCCGAACAGACCTGCGACCGGTATTGATGCGCAGCGGAACTCAAGGTACTCGCGGCAAAAAGGTTACGGTAGAAGCCAACTTCTTCCGGCTTCTGCTCGACAAGCTGAAGGGTGTGGCGTACCACTATGATGTGGCAATTGAACCGGATCGGCCAAAGAAGTTTCTGCGCGGAGTATTTGCCCAGTTCTGCAAGAATAGCTATCCGGGTGTATTATTTGCGTACGATGGACAAAAGAGTGCCTACACGACGCGCAAGCTAAGCGACATGAAGGGCAAGGTGGTGTATCAACCAGACGATGGGGGCAGAGCAAAAGAGTACACCGTGCAGGTGAAGGAGGCGGCCCAGCTCGATCTGGCTGTGCTTAAAAC ATACATGAACTCGAAAGATGCCTCGTTCGCCAAACCGATGAGCGCCATTCAGTGTCTGGATGTGGTGTTGCGCTGCGCCTATGAGAACAATCCCAACTTTGTGCGG TTTAAAAGATGCGTGTACATGGTTCCAAGCAATAGCATCGACATCGGCAAAGGACACGAACTGTGGTACGGTTTGTTCCAGTCGGCCGTGCTCGGTTCGCGGCCCTACATCAATTTGGACGTTTCACACAAAGCGTTCCCGTGCGCGTCCCCTCTGCTGAAGGTGATCAGCGACTTCAACCGTGGTAACCTGGATCAACTAAACAGGTGGGTGGTGGACGAGCTGCAAACCTTCCTGAAGGGTATGGACGTGGTTTACAAAAACCCGTCGGGCATTACGAAACGAATGCGATGCAATGGTTTGCGCGACCCTGCCAACCAACAGATGTTCAAAATGGACGATGGGACGCGTCTGTCGGTGGCGGATTATTTCGCCAGACACCTAAACTATCGACTACGCTACCCAAATCTTCCCGTCGTGCATGTCGGTAGTACCGTGCGTTCGGTGTACGTACCGGCCGAACTCTGCGATATACCAGGCGGACAGGCCTTGACCAAAAATCATCCGGAGGAATGTACCCGTGATATAATTCGCTACGCCGCAACCAATACGCAGACACGAAAGCAAAAGATTGTTGGCCTAGCGTCACAGATTCAGTACAACTCATGTCCGACACTGTTGGACTTTGGCATCGGCGTCGGTAAGGATTTCGAGCAGGTGCCGGCGCGCATCATCGATGCCCCACCGATCGAGTATGCGAGGAACGAGAAGATTGCTCCCCGGTCTGGTGTCTGGCGGGCGGAGGGTAAGAACTTTCTTCAACCCAGCACGGAACTGAGCCGAAAGTCGCTGCGCTGGCGTATACTGAACCTGGATGGATACACAAATGAAGCCACGGTGAAGAAGTTCGGAGAAATGTTGCAGCAGCAGGCTATACGATGCAACGTACAGATGGAACCGTTCGACATGGGCAGTACATACGTGTTGGTGCGTAACCCTGCTAATGCTCTGCGCGATATCGGTACACTGCTAGAAGGCATCAAGCAAGCAAATCCTGCGATCACGATTGTAATATTACCAAGTCGTGGTGATGCGTACGCGAAGGTTAAACAGAAGGCAGAGCTAGCCAGTGAGCGTATCGGCTTGCTGACACAGTGTGTAAAGGGTATGACGGTCGCAAAGAAGAGTACCGACATGAGCACTCTCAACAACATCATGTTGAAG ATAAACGCCAAAACAAATGGCGCAAACCACTGCATTTCGCAAGCCGCGGTACCACCATTGGGACGCGGAAATGTCATGTACATCGGTGCGGACGTCACACATCCACTCAGTGACGATGTACCGAGTGTGGTTGGTGTGACAGCGCTGTACGATACGATCGGTTTCCGGTACAATTGCAGCGTTCGGCTGCAAGGTGCGCGGGATGAAATGATCCGAGATCTGGAGAACATTGTGCACCGACAGCTGCAGCTGTACGAACAGTACAACAAAGTACTGCCGGAACGCATCATGTACTATCGCGACGGTGTGTCGGATGGGCAGTTTTCCGAAATTCTCACAATCGAGCTGCAGGCACTGCACGCAGCTATAGCGCGCGTCAAACCCGGCTACAAACCTGCGGTTACCTTCATCGTCGTGCAGAAGCGCCATCATACGCGATTCTTCCCACACGGTAACTGCCCGTCAGATGGCAAAAACTGTAATGTACCACCTGGTACGGTCGTCGACAGCGAGATCACGTTGCCGAATCGTTACGAATTCTATCTCGTGAGCCATGCGGCCGTGCAGGGTGTTGCCAAACCGACCAAGTACGTCGTGCTCTATGATGATTCATCCTGTAATCCGGATCACCTGCAAGCATTGACTTACAATCTGTGTCATCTGTTTGCACGGTGCAACCGGTCGGTTTCCTATCCGGCACCGACCTATTATGCCCATCTGGCGGCATACCGTGGTCGAGTGTACATTAAAGA TCGGCGCATTAACATGAATAATTTGGATGCAGCTTACCGGGACATTCAAATTATTTCCAGCGTCACTGATACTAATCCCATGTTCTTCGTAtaa